The window CGACGGCTGATCCAGAGCTGGAGCAGCGTGATGATGAAGATGATCAGGAAGAGCACCATGGCCATGGCGCTCGCGGTGCCCCAGGCGCCGAACTTGAACGCCTGCTGGTACATCTCGAACGCGGCGACGTTCGTGGCGTTCGCGGGTCCGCCGTCCTTGGTCATCACGATGATGAGCGCGAACGACTGCAGGCCGGCGATGCACTGGGTGATGAAGACGAACACCAGGGAGGGCCGCAGCAGCGGCAGCGTGATGCTCCAGAACGTGCGCCAGGAGTTCGCGCCGTCGATCTCCGCGGCCTCGTACATGGTCTTGTCGATGCCCTTGATGCCCGCCGTGAGGATGAGCACGGCCGCGCCGATCGAGGCCCACGCCTGCACCACGGCGACCGCGGGGAGGGCGAGGTTCGGGTCGGACAGGAAGCCGATGGAGTTCACGCCGAGGGCGTTGAGCACGGCGTTGATGAGGCCGGCCGGCTGGTAGAGCATCTTCCACACATTGCCGATCGCGACCACGGTGGCCACGACGGGGAGGAAGTACAGGAACCGCCAGAATCCCTGGAACTTGAGGCGTTCGATGAGCTGGGCGACGACGACCGAGCCGCCGACCGCGAGGATCACGGCGATGATCGCGAACAGGAACGTGTTGATGAGGATCGGCTGCACGAACGTGCTGTCGATCTGCAGGATCTCCAGGTAGTTCTGGAACCCGGTGAACTCGATCTTCGTGAGGTCGTATCCGCCCCAGGTCGACAGCGACAGGAAGATCGCGAAGAAGGTGGGCAGGATCAGGAAGACGGTGAAGAACAGCAGGGAGGGCGCGAGGAACAGGTAGCCGGCGCGGGCTTCGCGGCGGAAGCGACGCGAACGCGGCTTGGCCTTCTTCCCGACCGTCGTCACCGCGATCGTGTCCTCCGCGGCTTCCTGCGCCGCCGTCATGAGAGTGGGGTTGGCCATCGGCCCTCCGTGGGTGGTCTCGGGGTGGAGGGCGGGGACGCGCGTGGTCCCCGCCCTCCGGTGGTGCTACTGGGCGTCGATCTCCTTGACCAGCTTCGAGAAGGTGGTCTTCACGTCGGCGCCGTTGACGATGATGTCGTTGAGCGCCGTGTTGGTGGCGGTCTTCGCCTCGTAGGCGTTCGACGCGTTCGACTCGGCCATCGCGTAGTCGGCGGCGGCGTAGATCGCCTCGAGGTTCGGCTCCTCGGCGAGGTACTTCGGGCCGAGGATCTCCGCGTCCGTGGTGCGCGGCGGGATCAGGCCCTGCGTGGCGAGGAAGTCGCCGAGGGCGGTGACGCCGTCCTCGTTCTCGTGCGAGTTGAGCCAGCTGAGGAACTTCCAGGCCTCTTCCTGGTGCTGGCTGCCGGAG of the Microbacterium sufflavum genome contains:
- a CDS encoding carbohydrate ABC transporter permease, whose product is MANPTLMTAAQEAAEDTIAVTTVGKKAKPRSRRFRREARAGYLFLAPSLLFFTVFLILPTFFAIFLSLSTWGGYDLTKIEFTGFQNYLEILQIDSTFVQPILINTFLFAIIAVILAVGGSVVVAQLIERLKFQGFWRFLYFLPVVATVVAIGNVWKMLYQPAGLINAVLNALGVNSIGFLSDPNLALPAVAVVQAWASIGAAVLILTAGIKGIDKTMYEAAEIDGANSWRTFWSITLPLLRPSLVFVFITQCIAGLQSFALIIVMTKDGGPANATNVAAFEMYQQAFKFGAWGTASAMAMVLFLIIFIITLLQLWISRRTGGDD